One Spinacia oleracea cultivar Varoflay chromosome 4, BTI_SOV_V1, whole genome shotgun sequence DNA segment encodes these proteins:
- the LOC130471802 gene encoding NAC domain-containing protein 82-like yields MENGQNVSSLEQHEPHKQETKQHMYTHNVVSINNFGTQPGFRFAPIDEELLLYYLKGKVLGKSLGRDTIGEVNVFKFAPWDLPYMSCSKSNDLVWFFFCPPEKKYDKGNKTNRSNIFGYWKSSGKDRTVKERASHPPRPIGTIKSLVFHKGKPPKGERTNWVMYEYRLLEDNMSDVTNSNGSYCVYKLFQKEGLGPRNGHNYGAIFYEKDLAENCSSSTSNNVEYPTNTAQCTTTITSTSSNTDNQHFNGNFLDDEVFINKGWGEILSMLDD; encoded by the exons ATGGAAAATGGTCAAAATGTGTCCTCACTTGAGCAACATGAGCCCCATAAACAG GAAACCAAACAACATATGTACACACACAATGTGGTGAGCATAAACAACTTCGGCACACAACCGGGTTTTCGGTTCGCACCAATTGATGAAGAGCTGCTACTATATTACTTAAAAGGGAAGGTGTTGGGAAAATCTTTGGGAAGGGACACGATTGGTGAAGTTAACGTTTTTAAATTTGCACCATGGGATCTTCCATATATGTCTTGTTCAAAAAGTAATGACTTagtatggttttttttttgcccaCCAGAAAAAAAATACGATAAGGGTAATAAGACTAACAGATCTAATATTTTTGGTTATTGGAAATCATCGGGGAAGGATAGGACCGTTAAAGAGAGAGCGTCACATCCTCCACGTCCTATAGGTACAATCAAATCATTGGTTTTCCACAAAGGAAAACCACCAAAGGGGGAGCGAACTAATTGGGTGATGTATGAGTATAGGCTATTAGAAGATAATATGTCCGATGTAACAAATAGCAATGGTTCGTATTGTGTCTACAAGTTATTTCAGAAAGAGGGTTTGGGACCACGAAATGGACACAACTACGGGGCTATATTTTACGAAAAGGATCTTGCGGAGAATTGCAGCTCAAGTACTAGTAACAACGTCGAATATCCTACAAATACAGCTCAATGTACTACAACTATTACGTCTACGTCATCAAACACGGACAACCAACATTTCAATGGAAATTTCTTAGACGATGAAGTGTTCATCAATAAGGGATGGGGGGAAATTCTTTCTATGTTGGATGACTAA
- the LOC130471803 gene encoding NAC domain-containing protein 82-like has protein sequence MEPVMVFGDGEQAKGQPRTPKLSVEQKKKGEPGYRFAPTEEELILFFLRRKVLGKPDRGYTICEVDYYKYPPWELPNLCGSDSGNRIWHFFAKKELKYNTGCKKSRRDTIWGSWKKTGKDKPVRSSATPRVIGKKSTLIFHMMVQGKVEKDRTDWVMHEYRLDDAKLQGQNVDQESYVIIKLYKKSGIGRQPGDNYGEAFLEEEWYTDDDEAEIRNQEENDAFDMLARDYSLLP, from the exons atggAACCAGTTATGGTTTTCGGGGATGGCGAGCAAGCTAAAGGACAACCAAGGACCCCCAAG CTAAGTGTTGAACAAAAAAAGAAGGGCGAACCAGGTTACAGATTCGCTCCAACAGAGGAGgagttgattttatttttcctaAGACGGAAAGTTTTGGGAAAACCGGACCGCGGTTATACAATATGCGAGGTAGACTATTACAAATACCCACCATGGGAACTTCCCAACCTATGCGGTTCAGACTCGGGAAATCGAATTTGGCATTTCTTCGCGAAGAAAGAGCTAAAATACAACACGGGTTGCAAAAAGAGCAGGCGTGATACAATATGGGGTTCATGGAAGAAAACAGGCAAAGATAAGCCTGTTAGATCATCCGCAACTCCAAGAGTGATCGGAAAAAAGTCAACCTTAATTTTTCACATGATGGTGCAGGGGAAGGTGGAAAAGGATAGGACAGATTGGGTTATGCATGAGTATAGGCTTGACGATGCTAAGCTACAGGGACAAAATGTGGATCAAGAATCTTACGTGATCATCAAGTTATATAAAAAAAGCGGGATCGGACGCCAACCTGGAGATAACTATGGTGAGGCATTCTTGGAGGAGGAATGGTATACGGATGATGATGAGGCTGAAATAAGAAATCAAGAGGAGAACGATGCCTTTGATATGTTGGCTAGGGACTACTCCTTGTTaccatga
- the LOC130471804 gene encoding uncharacterized protein yields the protein MNTAEKLEEGYSTQRPPMFSGKYYSYWRNRMEIFIKAENYQVWRVIEVGDFQVTKLNTSGETIPKPVDEFDKADYEKLELNAMAVTHEGTNEVKRSKIDLLMHQYELFTMKTSETIQDMITRFTNIINELNSLGKIITHEEQVRKVLRSLPQDPWMAKVTALQETKDFTKFNLEQLAGSLLTHELQLNARLSENTKNRALALKTENDENSEEGEETALFARRFRRMFRNYKDVEHRSKPNRKFPKTDTGCHKCGNVEHRIRECPLWDQERGKGKETAKDRFKDNRNSFSKTEVRKAMIAAWGDTSSDEEQEQPNEEIAHLCLVAEHEEDESDSESDKFQASLVHIKSRLESMSKVELFDLLSCLTSDYEDLLKEKLDSDRKHQDIVNKLTEELEWTRNSNLDIDNRFFKLFDQNLHIKEMCEALRNENSWLKQDLIDLEIAKTKNLYKAELEKAQLEPVKIHQEKTHLESELAKRTRHRIEVTPKWIEEARPKRTEGLGFNHKKHHPRKTRVDLYSDIVCTFCGQIGHYRVSCPKNQRYLKKNIEFTKTKWVEVRGNNTWYLDSGCSKHMTGDRNRFLSLTTYEGGTVTFGDNKKGNIIGIGKVGKSKSHSIDNVFLVEGLGHNLLSISQFCDKVTGLPNTKFAKQSVCDACIKEKQVRTSFKSKGVISTTRPLELIHMDLCGPMRTQSRSGKKYVLVIVDDFSRYTWVIFLSSKEETFEEFLAFATKVQRQSSHKLVHIRSDHGTEFQNKRFDDLCKGSGIDHNFSAPRTPQQNGVVERKNRTLEDMTRTMLIASGLPKSFWAEALNTACYVLNRVLIRAIKNKTPYELYKGRKPSITHLRIFGCKCFVHNNGKDQLGKFDARSDEEIFLGYASNSKAYRVFNKRTMCMEESIHIIFDETDSQNYVAGTTSDGNLELGLTRETEDEEIRKSSQSEEQTQVEETSEDNIVEEEPVQADDHAETNEQVEQSVVETTTPLQPRPWKHQSSHPLDQINSDLGRGTTTRSQLKNFCAFYAYLSMIEPKNYKEALTDSDWIIAMQEELNEFERNKVWHLEPIPLNNRVIGLKWVFRNKQDEHATITRNKARLVVKGYNQQEGIDFEETFAPVARMEAIRILIAFASYMGFKLYQMDVKCAFLNGILKEEVYVEQPPGFEDPEYPAHVYKLDKALYGLKQAPRACWSN from the exons ATGAACACTGCGGAGAAACTAGAAGAGGGATACTCAACACAACGACCTCCAATGTTTAGTGGCAAATACTATTCCTACTGGAGAAACAGGATGGAGATTTTCATTAAGGCTGAAAACTATCAAGTATGGAGAgtgattgaagttggagacttccaaGTCACTAAGCTGAATACCTCTGGAGAAACTATTCCCAAACCTGTTGATGAATTTGACAAAGCCGACTATGAAAAGCTTGAActcaatgccatggct GTTactcatgaaggaacaaacGAAGTTAAGAGATCGAAGATTGATCTCTTAATGCACCAATACGAGCTGTTCACCATGAAGACATCTGAAACGATTCAAGACATGATCACTCGTTTCACAAACATTATCAATGAACTAAATTCTCTTGGCAAAATCATAACTCATGAGGAACAGGTCAGGAAGGTCCTAAGAAGTCTACCACAAGATCCCTGGATGGCTAAAGTCACAGCCCTCCAAGAAACTAAAGACTTCACCAAATTTAACCTGGAACAACTGGCTGGATCTCTCCTAACTCATGAACTGCAATTGAACGCACGACTTTCAGAGAATACCAAAAATAGAGCTCTTGCTCTAAAAACCGAAAATGATGAAAACTCTGAAGAAGGTGAAGAGACAGCTCTGTTTGCTAGGAGGTTCAGAAGAATGTTTAGGAACTACAAAGATGTGGAACACAGAAGCAAACCAAATCGAAAGTTCCCTAAAACTGACACTGGATGCCATAAGTGTGGAAACGTGGAACATCGCATTAGGGAATGTCCTCTATGGGATCAAGAAcgaggaaaaggaaaggaaacagCAAAAGATAGATTCAAAGACAACAGAAACTCCTTTTCCAAAACTGAGGTAAGAAAAGCCATGATTGCTGCATGGGGAGATACTTCTTCTGATGAGGAACAGGAACAACCCAACGAAGAAATTGCTCACCTGTGTCTTGTAGCTGAACATGAAGAAGACGAATCAGACTCAGAATCTGACAAATTCCAGGCAAGTCTTGTTCATATTAAaagtaggcttgaatccatgtctAAAGTAGAATTGTTTGACTTACTTTCTTGTCTCACTAGTGATTATGAGGATCTCCTAAAAGAAAAACTAGACTCAGACAGAAAACACCAAGACATTGTCAATAAACTCACAGAGGAGTTAGAATGGACCAGAAACTCAAACTTAGATATTGACAATCGTTTCTTTAAACTCTTCGATCAGAACCTTCATATAAAAGAAATGTGTGAAGCCTTACGCAATGAAAACTCCTGGCTAAAACAAGATCTGATTGACCTAGAAATAGCCAAAACCAAGAACCTCTATAAAGCAGAACTAGAAAAAGCTCAGTTAGAACCAGTAAAAATTCACCAAGAAAAGACCCATCTAGAAAGTGAATTGGCTAAAAGGACCAGACACAGAATAGAGGTAACACCAAAATGGATAGAAGAAGCTAGACCCAAACGCACAGAAGGTTTAGGTTTTAACCACAAAAAGCatcatcctagaaaaaccagagTAGATTTATACAGTGACATAGTATGCACCTTCTGTGGTCAAATCGGTCATTATAGAGTATCTTGCCCTAAAAACCAAAGGTACTTGAAAAAGAACATCGAATTCACCAAAACTAAATGG GtcgaagtgagggggaacaacacatGGTACCTAGACAGTGGTTGTTCCAAGCATATGACGGGAGACAGAAATAGATTTCTCTCACTCACGACCTACGAAGGTGGAACTGTGACTTTTGGCGATAATAAGAAAGGTAACATCATTGGCATTGGTAAGGTCGGTAAGTCAAAGTCTCACTCCATCGATAATGTGTTTTTAGTTGAGGGACTAGGTCataatttattaagcatttctcaattctgtgacaaag TCACAGGTCTCCCAAATACAAAGTTTGCAAAACAATCAGTCTGTGATGCCTGTATCAAAGAAAAGCAAGTAAGAACGTCCTTTAAATCAAAGGGGGTAATCAGTACAACAAGACCACTGGAGCTGATCCACATGGATCTGTGTGGACCAATGAGGACACAGAGCAGAAGTGGAAAGAAGTACGTACTCGTAATTGTAGACGATTTCTCAAGATACACATGGGTGATCTTCCTATCCAGCAAGGAAGAGACGTTTGAAGAATTCCTGGCTTTCGCCACAAAGGTTCAACGACAAAGCAGTCATAAGCTGGTccacatcagatcagatcatggtacagaatttcaaaataaaagatTTGATGATCTATGTAAAGGTTCAGGAATAGATCACAACTTCTCTGCTCCCAGAACACCTCAACAAAACGGTGTTGTAGAAAGAAAGAACCGAACTCTTGAAGACATGACAAGGACTATGTTGATTGCTAGTGGACTTCCAAAAAGTTTCTGGGCCGAAGCTCTAAATACAGCATGCTATGTGCTCAATCGAGTGCTAATTAGAgcaatcaaaaacaaaactcCATATGAACTGTACAAAGGAAGAAAACCCTCTATAACTCATCTTAGAATCTTTGGTTGCAAGTGTTTCGTTCACAACAATGGAAAGGATCAACTGGGAAAATTTGATGCACGAAGTGATGAAGAAatattcctaggatatgcctcaaACAGTAAAGCTTATAGAGTATTCAACAAAAGGACCATGTGCATGGAAGAAAGCatacatattatatttgatgaaacTGACTCCCAAAACTATGTTGCAGGTACAACTTCTGATGGAAACTTAGAACTAGGACTCACTAGAGAAACAGAAGACGAAGAGATAAGGAAAAGTTCCCAATCAGAAGAACAAACTCAAGTCGAAGAAACATCTGAAGATAACATAGTTGAAGAGGAACCAGTACAGGCCGATGATCATGCAGAAACAAATGAGCAAGTTGAACAGTCTGTTGTGGAAACAACTACACCTCTCCAACCcagaccttggaaacatcaaagctcaCATCCCCTTGACCAAATAAACAGTGATCTTGGACGTGGAACTACGACCAGATCCCAACTCAAAAACTTTTGTGCTTTCTATGCTTATTTATCCATGATTGAACCTAAAAATTACAAAGAAGCACTAACTGATTCTgattggatcattgccatgcaggaGGAGCTTAATgaattcgaaagaaataaagtatGGCATCTTGAGCCTATACCATTGAACAATCGAGTAATAGGTCTCAAGTGGGTATTTCGAAATAAACAAGATGAACATGCTACGATTACCAGGAACAAGGCCAGACTAGTTGTCAAGGGATACAACCAACAAGAAGGAatagactttgaagaaacatttgctccAGTTGCCAGAATGGAGGCAATACGCATACTAATAGCATTTGCATCATATATGGGATTCAAactctatcaaatggatgtaaaatgtgCCTTCCTAAACGGTATTCTCAAGGAAGaagtctatgtggaacaacctccaGGCTTTGAGGATCCAGAATATCCCGCACATGTCTACAAACTAGATAAGGCACTGTATGGACTGAAACAAGCACCAAGAGCCTG TTGGAGCAACTAA